A genomic segment from Desulfovibrio sp. encodes:
- the rpoC gene encoding DNA-directed RNA polymerase subunit beta' yields MSLDDLFTARGASTNVTNIRNLKAIQISIASPEAIREWSYGEVKKPETINYRTFKPERDGLFCAKIFGPVKDYECNCGKYKRMKHRGIVCEKCGVEVIASKVRRERMGHIELAAPVAHIWFLKTLPSKIGTLLDMTMADLEKVLYFDSYIVLDPGQTNLQKRQVISEDQYLQILDHYGTDDVLTVGMGAEAVRSLLEELELEKLRAELREEGESTKSQTKKKKITKRLKIVEAFLESDNKPEWMIMEVIPVIPPELRPLVPLDGGRFATSDLNDLYRRVINRNNRLKRLMELGAPEIIIRNEKRMLQEAVDALFDNGRRGRAIAGTNGRPLKSLSDMIKGKQGRFRQNLLGKRVDYSGRSVITVGPYLKLHQCGLPKKMALELFKPFIYAELEKRGHASTIKSAKKMVEREELVVWDILSEVVREYPILLNRAPTLHRLGIQAFEPLLVEGKAIRLHPLVCSAYNADFDGDQMAVHIPLSVEAQIECRVLMMSTNNILSPANGGPVIVPSQDIVLGLYYMTAERSFEQGEGMTFCAPWEVEAAYDAGQVSLHARVKVRMPDGAMYDTTPGRVLVSDILPEKLGFDQVNCVLTKKNIARLVGAAYRHCGIKATVILCDRLKDMGYEFATRAGVTIGVKDLTIPESKKHILAASQAEVDDIEHQYRDGIITRTEKYNKVVDVWTKATQDVSSEMIKEISYDVLIDPKTGKQEKNQSFNPIFMMSNSGARGNQDQMRQLAGMRGLMAKPSGEIIETPITSSFREGLSVLQYFTSTHGARKGLADTALKTANSGYLTRRLVDVVQDVIVCEHDCGTVDGIELTHLKDGGDIKTPLAERVIGRVLLYPVFDPDDPNTVLMPENTLIEEKEAQLISDKGISSITVRSPLTCQAERGICALCYGRDLARGHLVNTGETVGIIAAQSIGEPGTQLTMRTFHIGGTASSTIEKNKFEAQNTGRVILNRVRAVTNRDGVELVLGKSGQLTIVDAQGREREKYILPNGARLLVHDGQEVTKGYVLAEWDPFNEPFVCEEEGVIRFTDIIDGKTVQEKVDDITRQASLTIMEYRTTNFRPSISICDEHGSVKKRSHGGTAAVYTLPVGSIIMIKDGADIQAGDIIARKPRETSKTKDIVGGLPRVAELFEVRKPKDMAVVSEIAGTVTYAGESKGKRKLVVTPEIGEAKEYLVPKGKHITAADGDFVEAGDPLTEGYPELHDILRTRGEKFLARYLVDEIQEVYRFQGVGIDDKHIEVIVRQMLKKVTVLDCGGTSFLVGEQVDKAEFKAENQKVIAEGRIPATAEPLVLGITQASLTTSSFISAASFQETTKVLTEASLKGKMDYLRGLKENVIVGRLIPAGTGYREYVNGDIVVPDQKERPDKFLEDLEENPVLVDLNS; encoded by the coding sequence ATGAGCCTGGACGATCTTTTCACCGCACGCGGCGCGTCGACCAACGTGACGAACATCCGCAACCTGAAAGCCATCCAGATTTCCATCGCATCGCCCGAAGCCATTCGTGAATGGTCTTACGGCGAAGTGAAAAAGCCGGAAACCATCAATTATCGTACCTTCAAGCCGGAGCGCGATGGCCTCTTCTGCGCCAAGATCTTCGGCCCTGTGAAGGACTATGAATGCAACTGCGGCAAATACAAGCGCATGAAGCACCGCGGCATCGTCTGCGAAAAGTGCGGCGTTGAAGTTATTGCCTCCAAGGTGCGCCGCGAGCGCATGGGCCACATTGAACTGGCCGCGCCCGTTGCCCACATCTGGTTCTTGAAGACCCTTCCCTCCAAGATCGGTACCCTGCTCGACATGACCATGGCCGATCTGGAAAAGGTGCTCTATTTCGACTCGTACATCGTGCTTGACCCCGGTCAGACCAACCTGCAGAAACGCCAGGTCATCTCTGAAGACCAGTACCTGCAGATTCTTGACCACTACGGCACCGACGATGTGCTTACCGTGGGCATGGGCGCCGAAGCCGTACGCAGCCTGCTGGAAGAGCTGGAGCTGGAAAAGCTGCGCGCCGAACTGCGCGAAGAAGGCGAATCCACCAAGAGCCAGACCAAGAAGAAAAAGATCACCAAGCGCCTCAAGATCGTTGAAGCCTTCCTGGAATCGGACAACAAGCCCGAATGGATGATCATGGAAGTTATTCCTGTCATTCCGCCGGAACTGCGTCCTCTGGTTCCTCTTGACGGTGGCCGTTTTGCCACCTCTGACCTCAACGACCTGTACCGCCGTGTCATCAACCGCAACAACCGCCTGAAACGGCTGATGGAACTGGGCGCGCCCGAAATCATCATCCGCAACGAAAAGCGCATGCTGCAGGAAGCTGTGGACGCGCTGTTCGACAACGGTCGTCGTGGTCGCGCCATTGCAGGCACCAACGGCCGCCCGCTCAAGTCGCTCTCTGACATGATCAAGGGCAAGCAGGGCCGCTTCCGTCAGAACCTGCTCGGTAAGCGCGTCGACTACTCTGGCCGTTCGGTTATTACCGTTGGCCCTTACCTCAAGCTGCACCAGTGCGGTTTGCCCAAAAAGATGGCGCTTGAGCTCTTCAAGCCCTTCATCTATGCCGAGCTTGAAAAAAGAGGCCACGCCTCCACCATCAAGAGCGCCAAAAAGATGGTGGAACGCGAAGAGCTGGTGGTGTGGGATATTCTGTCAGAAGTAGTGCGCGAGTACCCCATTCTGCTCAACCGCGCCCCTACCCTGCACCGTCTTGGTATTCAGGCCTTTGAACCCTTGCTGGTAGAAGGCAAGGCCATCCGTCTGCACCCCCTCGTCTGCTCGGCCTACAATGCCGACTTCGACGGTGACCAGATGGCCGTGCACATTCCCCTGTCGGTGGAAGCGCAGATCGAATGCCGCGTGCTCATGATGAGCACCAACAACATTCTCTCGCCCGCCAACGGTGGCCCTGTCATCGTGCCTTCGCAGGATATCGTGCTTGGTCTGTACTACATGACCGCCGAGCGCAGCTTCGAACAGGGCGAAGGCATGACCTTCTGCGCCCCGTGGGAAGTTGAAGCGGCCTACGACGCCGGGCAGGTCTCCCTGCACGCTCGCGTCAAGGTGCGCATGCCCGACGGCGCGATGTACGACACCACCCCCGGCCGCGTGCTGGTGAGCGACATTCTGCCCGAAAAGCTGGGCTTTGATCAGGTCAACTGCGTGCTGACCAAGAAGAACATTGCCCGACTGGTGGGCGCGGCCTACCGCCACTGCGGCATAAAGGCCACGGTCATCCTGTGCGACCGCCTCAAGGACATGGGTTACGAATTCGCCACCCGTGCGGGCGTGACCATCGGCGTGAAAGACCTCACCATTCCTGAAAGCAAAAAGCACATTCTGGCTGCCTCGCAGGCGGAAGTTGACGACATCGAACATCAGTATCGCGACGGTATCATCACCCGTACTGAAAAGTACAACAAGGTGGTCGACGTGTGGACCAAGGCCACACAGGACGTCTCGTCCGAGATGATCAAGGAAATATCGTACGACGTGCTTATCGATCCCAAGACCGGCAAGCAGGAGAAAAACCAGAGCTTCAACCCGATCTTCATGATGTCCAACTCGGGTGCTCGTGGTAACCAGGACCAGATGCGTCAGCTCGCCGGCATGCGCGGTCTGATGGCCAAGCCTTCTGGTGAAATCATTGAAACTCCTATTACGTCTTCGTTCCGCGAAGGCCTGTCGGTGTTGCAATACTTCACCTCCACCCACGGTGCTCGTAAGGGTCTGGCCGATACCGCTCTTAAGACGGCAAACTCCGGTTACCTTACCCGCCGCCTCGTCGACGTTGTGCAGGACGTTATTGTCTGCGAACATGACTGCGGCACTGTGGACGGCATCGAACTGACCCACCTCAAGGACGGCGGCGATATCAAAACCCCGCTGGCCGAGCGCGTCATTGGTCGTGTGCTGCTCTACCCTGTGTTTGATCCCGATGATCCAAACACCGTGCTCATGCCCGAAAACACGCTTATTGAGGAAAAAGAAGCCCAGCTTATCAGCGACAAGGGTATTTCCTCCATCACCGTGCGCTCGCCCCTTACCTGCCAGGCCGAACGCGGCATCTGCGCCCTTTGCTACGGGCGTGACCTTGCACGCGGCCACCTGGTCAACACGGGCGAAACCGTGGGTATCATCGCCGCCCAGTCCATCGGTGAACCTGGCACGCAGCTTACAATGCGTACCTTCCACATCGGTGGTACGGCTTCGAGCACCATTGAAAAGAACAAGTTTGAAGCCCAGAACACGGGTCGGGTTATCCTTAACCGTGTGCGTGCAGTTACCAACCGCGACGGCGTTGAACTGGTGCTCGGCAAGAGCGGCCAGCTCACCATCGTGGACGCGCAGGGCCGCGAACGCGAAAAATACATTCTGCCCAACGGCGCACGCCTGCTCGTCCACGACGGTCAGGAAGTGACCAAGGGCTACGTGCTGGCCGAATGGGATCCGTTCAACGAACCCTTTGTCTGCGAAGAAGAAGGCGTCATCCGTTTCACGGACATCATCGATGGCAAGACCGTGCAGGAAAAGGTGGACGATATTACCCGTCAGGCATCACTGACCATTATGGAATACCGCACCACCAACTTCCGTCCGTCCATCTCCATCTGCGATGAGCACGGCAGCGTCAAAAAGCGCAGCCACGGTGGCACGGCAGCGGTCTACACCCTGCCTGTCGGCTCCATCATCATGATTAAGGACGGCGCGGACATCCAGGCCGGTGACATCATCGCCCGTAAGCCCCGCGAAACTTCAAAGACCAAGGACATCGTGGGTGGTTTGCCGCGCGTTGCCGAGCTCTTTGAAGTGCGCAAGCCCAAGGACATGGCCGTGGTTTCTGAAATCGCGGGTACCGTGACCTACGCTGGCGAATCCAAGGGCAAGCGCAAGCTTGTGGTTACGCCTGAAATCGGCGAGGCCAAGGAATACCTGGTACCCAAGGGCAAGCATATTACCGCTGCCGACGGCGACTTTGTGGAAGCGGGCGATCCGCTGACCGAAGGCTACCCCGAACTGCACGATATTCTGCGCACCCGTGGCGAAAAGTTCCTTGCCCGCTACCTCGTGGACGAAATCCAGGAAGTTTACCGCTTCCAGGGCGTGGGTATCGATGACAAGCACATCGAAGTCATCGTGCGTCAGATGCTCAAGAAGGTTACCGTGCTTGACTGCGGCGGTACCAGCTTCCTTGTGGGCGAACAGGTGGACAAGGCCGAATTCAAGGCTGAAAACCAGAAGGTCATTGCCGAGGGGCGCATTCCCGCCACTGCTGAACCGCTGGTGCTTGGCATCACCCAGGCTTCGTTGACGACCTCTTCGTTCATCTCGGCGGCTTCCTTCCAGGAAACCACCAAGGTGCTCACCGAGGCTTCGCTCAAGGGCAAGATGGACTACCTGCGCGGCCTGAAGGAAAACGTCATTGTGGGCCGTCTGATTCCTGCCGGTACCGGCTACCGCGAATACGTCAATGGCGACATCGTGGTTCCCGACCAGAAGGAACGTCCCGACAAGTTCCTTGAAGATCTGGAAGAAAATCCGGTTCTTGTTGATCTGAACAGCTAG